The Allocatelliglobosispora scoriae genome contains a region encoding:
- the uvrB gene encoding excinuclease ABC subunit UvrB, which yields MALEIPRVDGTFRVVSEFVPSGDQPTAIAELERRVRAGERQVVLMGATGTGKSATTAWLVEKLQRPALVLAPNKTLCAQLAKEFRELMPHNAVEYFVSYYDYYQPEAYIPQTDTYIEKDSSINEEVERLRHSATMSLLTRRDVIVVATVSAIYGLGTPQEYLERAVKVSVGEEIDRDKLLRRLVDIQYSRNDIAFNRGTFRVRGDTLEIIPAYEELALRIELFGDEVERLSYLHPLTGDVVREVDQMLVFPATHYAAGPERMERAVRDIEVELEERLAELDRQGKLLEAQRLRMRTTYDIEMMRQVGFCSGIENYSRHIDGRGPGSPPHCLLDYFPDDFITVIDESHVTIPQIGGMYEGDASRKRMLVEHGFRLPSAMDNRPLRFDEFLERVGQQVFLSATPGPWELRQSGGEFVEQVIRPTGLVDPQVVIKPTRGQIDDLIHEIRLRTERDERVLVTTLTKKMSEDLTDYLLEQGIRVRYLHSEVDTLRRVELLKELRMGEYDVLVGINLLREGLDLPEVSLVAILDADKEGFLRSGTSLIQTIGRAARNVSGEVHMYADKITPSMAKAIEETDRRRAKQVAYNEAAGVEPQPLRKRIHDILDDIYREAEDTESALGGHGPGGAIVGGAGRQLSRGKAPTPGTRSRGGKVEANSQGMARDQLMTLIAELNDQMLAAARELQFELAARIRDEIHELKKELKIMAEAD from the coding sequence ATGGCACTCGAGATCCCACGCGTCGACGGCACCTTCCGGGTGGTCAGCGAATTCGTCCCCTCCGGTGATCAGCCGACCGCGATCGCGGAGCTGGAGCGCCGGGTGCGGGCGGGGGAGCGGCAGGTCGTGCTGATGGGCGCGACGGGCACGGGCAAGAGCGCGACGACCGCCTGGCTGGTGGAGAAGCTGCAGCGCCCCGCGCTCGTGCTGGCACCCAACAAGACCCTCTGCGCGCAGCTCGCCAAGGAGTTCCGCGAGCTGATGCCCCACAACGCCGTCGAATACTTCGTCAGCTACTACGACTACTACCAGCCCGAGGCCTACATCCCGCAGACCGACACCTACATCGAGAAGGACTCCTCGATCAACGAGGAGGTCGAGCGGTTGCGCCACTCGGCGACGATGTCGCTGCTGACCAGGCGCGATGTCATCGTCGTCGCGACCGTCAGCGCGATCTACGGTCTCGGCACGCCACAGGAGTACCTCGAGCGCGCCGTCAAGGTCAGCGTCGGCGAGGAGATCGACCGCGACAAGCTGCTGCGCCGCCTGGTCGACATCCAGTATTCGCGCAACGACATCGCGTTCAACCGGGGCACCTTCCGGGTCCGGGGCGACACGCTGGAGATCATCCCGGCCTACGAGGAGTTGGCGCTGCGGATCGAGCTCTTCGGCGACGAGGTCGAGCGCCTCTCCTACCTGCACCCCCTCACCGGCGACGTGGTCCGCGAGGTCGACCAGATGCTCGTCTTCCCGGCGACGCACTACGCGGCCGGTCCGGAGCGGATGGAGCGCGCGGTCCGCGACATCGAGGTCGAGCTGGAGGAGCGCCTCGCGGAGCTGGACCGTCAGGGCAAGCTGCTGGAGGCGCAGCGGCTGCGGATGCGCACCACCTATGACATCGAGATGATGCGCCAGGTCGGCTTCTGCTCCGGCATCGAGAACTACTCCCGCCACATCGACGGCCGGGGTCCGGGCAGCCCTCCGCACTGCCTGCTCGACTACTTCCCCGACGACTTCATCACCGTCATCGACGAGTCCCACGTGACGATCCCGCAGATCGGCGGGATGTACGAGGGTGACGCCTCCCGCAAGCGGATGCTGGTCGAGCACGGTTTCCGGCTCCCGTCGGCGATGGACAACCGGCCGCTGCGCTTCGACGAGTTCCTGGAGCGGGTCGGGCAGCAGGTCTTCCTCTCGGCGACCCCCGGCCCGTGGGAGCTGCGGCAGTCCGGCGGGGAGTTCGTCGAGCAGGTGATCCGCCCGACCGGCCTCGTCGACCCGCAGGTGGTGATCAAGCCGACCCGGGGCCAGATCGACGACCTGATCCACGAGATCCGGCTGCGCACCGAGCGCGACGAGCGCGTCCTCGTCACCACGCTGACCAAGAAGATGTCCGAGGATCTCACCGACTACCTGCTGGAGCAGGGGATCCGCGTGCGCTACCTGCACTCGGAGGTCGACACGCTGCGCCGGGTGGAGCTGCTCAAGGAGCTCCGCATGGGCGAATACGACGTCCTCGTCGGCATCAACCTGCTCCGAGAGGGTCTCGACCTGCCCGAGGTCTCCCTGGTGGCGATCCTCGACGCCGACAAGGAGGGCTTCCTGCGCAGCGGCACGAGCCTCATCCAGACGATCGGCCGCGCGGCCCGTAACGTCTCCGGCGAGGTCCACATGTACGCCGACAAGATCACCCCGTCGATGGCGAAGGCGATCGAGGAGACCGATCGGCGCCGGGCCAAGCAGGTGGCATACAACGAGGCGGCCGGTGTCGAGCCGCAGCCGCTGCGCAAGCGCATCCACGACATCCTCGACGACATCTACCGAGAGGCCGAGGATACCGAGTCGGCGCTCGGCGGGCACGGCCCCGGCGGTGCGATCGTCGGCGGCGCCGGGCGGCAGCTGTCGCGGGGCAAGGCACCGACACCGGGCACGCGGTCGCGCGGCGGCAAGGTCGAGGCCAACTCGCAGGGCATGGCCCGCGATCAGCTGATGACCCTGATCGCCGAGCTCAACGACCAGATGCTCGCCGCCGCCCGGGAGCTGCAGTTCGAGCTGGCGGCCCGGATCCGCGACGAGATCCACGAGCTGAAGAAGGAGCTCAAGATCATGGCTGAGGCCGACTGA